In Anopheles merus strain MAF unplaced genomic scaffold, AmerM5.1 LNR4000012, whole genome shotgun sequence, the following proteins share a genomic window:
- the LOC121600936 gene encoding uncharacterized protein LOC121600936 has translation MQTICSTIDNIACATTDTFLLFGDFNFPNLSWNTDDSNVPALRINYENSRITDNCRSLLDCIYSNGLSQINFIPNASNNILDLIIVSDEILHYCAPPVVSPFPMVAVDVHHPPVELHLTGAGNTARSWRSTSPNRESGTRNYRRTNFIRLAELLQSTDWSFLEGNPDVNSALELFNTTLLALISDCCPLMPPRRSPPWSDARLRRLKQNKASCFRFYSTNGTQHSKLRFIAAQNVYRSYNRQLHTRYLIRVKFSLIRHPTRFWRYVESKRGNSSLPDVLTYNNVSTSSKEGMCNLFADRFKDCFTTDDASLSLEAALNNVPRDVVDIDVRDIIISVDTVLRALQQVKTSYNPGPDGIPTAILAKCREFLAEPLSQIYQLSFAQSTVPTAWKSSVMFPVYKKGDKNSAENYRAWFLSSTQCYHKPGGIRLQLPCSLYFRSSDGCSIH, from the exons ATGCAAACTATCTGCTCCACCATAGATAATATTGCTTGTGCAACCACCGATACGTTTCTCCTATTCGGGGACTTTAACTTCCCCAATCTTTCCTGGAACACCGATGATTCTAATGTTCCTGCACTTCGAATCAATTATGAGAACTCACGTATTACGGATAACTGTCGCTCTTTGCTTGACTGCATCTACAGTAATGGACTTTCTCAGATCAACTTTATACCTAATGCATCGAATAACATTCTCGATCTCATAATTGTCTCTGACGAGATCCTACATTATTGTGCCCCACCGGTGGTGTCACCTTTCCCTATGGTTGCCGTTGATGTTCATCATCCTCCTGTTGAACTACACTTAACTGGTGCTGGCAATACAGCTCGTTCCTGGCGTTCTACCTCACCAAACCGTGAGTCCGGCACACGTAACTACAGGCGAACTAACTTTATCCGTCTAGCTGAATTGCTTCAATCTACTGACTGGTCTTTCCTGGAAGGTAATCCGGATGTTAACTCAGCATTGGAACTATTTAACACAACACTACTGGCGCTTATATCTGATTGCTGTCCTCTAATGCCACCGCGTCGCAGTCCACCATGGTCTGATGCACGTTTACGCCgtctaaagcaaaacaaagcgtcatgctttcgcttttacagtacaaatggtacacaacACTCCAAATTAAGGTTCATTGCTGCCCAGAATGTATATAGAAGCTATAACAGACAACTTCATACTCGTTATCTCATTCGAGTGAAATTCTCGCTCATCAGACACCCAACACGATTCTGGAGGTATGTTGAATCAAAACGCGGTAACAGCTCGCTCCCCGATGTTCTCACATATAACAACGTCTCCACAAGCAGTAAGGAAGGCATGTGCAACTTATTTGCTGATCGTTTCAAGGACTGCTTTACTACGGATGATGCAAGCTTATCATTAGAAGCAGCTTTAAATAATGTGCCCCGTGATGTTGTTGACATTGACGTACGCGATATTATTATCTCGGTAGATACTGTACTACGTGCTCTGCAGCAGGTCAAAACCTCATACAACCCTGGACCCGATGGTATTCCTACGGCAATCCTTGCCAAATGCCGCGAATTTTTAGCAGAGCCTCTGTCTCAAATCTACCAACTCTCTTTTGCACAAAGTACTGTACCCACGGCCTGGAAATCCTCTGTGATGTTTCCGGTGTACAAAAAAGGGGATAAAAACTCTGCTGAGAACTACCGCG CATGGTTTCTTTCCTCGACGCAGTGTTACCACAAACCTGGTGGAATTCGTCTCCAACTGCCATGCAGCCTTTACTTCCGGAGCTCAGATGGATGCAGTATACACTGA